A genome region from Hymenobacter chitinivorans DSM 11115 includes the following:
- a CDS encoding patatin-like phospholipase domain-containing protein: MDVVTELAARLTGYVGLLQDALVLMPPKTLTSTPPTTPTAYPALLALELTDDNLPGFERQLRTTLTDYPDLAAGAVELAAPEKYPSTQASAPPTQGLETFVHQALGLLQTLLLPKRKLLLEGLHKRAHLLGTKPENFPPPEQWRYAIRSLLYNEPQVRQTMVEVLAPYEPVMVRKAKEVLQKKEALTPEKSLLLLLDDSARDQVLREGECALPFEVILRCELQEVEARRHGGPGQPLPASYDVFERARTLELCGLAFSGGGIRSATFNLGILQMLASYGWLPHVDYLSTVSGGSYLGAWFTAWVKRAGALSKVVDRLCPNIAPEPRAEEVRPIRWLRMFSNYLAPNPSIMSKDSWTLGLTWLRNTVLNQLILVLALGSVLALGVWLRHCWQTPLSADNYSPRFWTSLLSGLAVVAGTAGGLGMSMYGAGHTWPPKARVGFLVTSTLVCCLAVGGIGSALMVHHTPPDFNLGFVGFWVSIWRECAWIAATLLAVLLLVAIIGRYDRCFYGQPDAAAEEDDFKFWPWIGTWVLIFMGSLLAALVGLIALVLTWKGLHALFHTSISVQQQQVRELVKIGSFSQPPGATLYTALQYPVKKAGSNPTLYRNVAFILGLPVVVETLAVTVVTRMALLGRNFPDERREWWGRMGAVITLAVVLWLVLTGCILLGNDLVGVIQKHLGAQVAATGWVALVLAALRWAYSERTPAQPDQQQSSSWLNTLLSIGPYAFGLGVLLLVANALQAVLGLNWGLGNEQQHALVCCALLALLALLLAWRVDVNEFSLHHFYRNRLTRAYLGASRRRTERAFTANPFTSFDRRDDVKLCSLRRHDPLTFTTPYDGPYLIINTALNATVISELELDRQDRKAESFVFTAHYCGFDISRIRAINPNVPTYDFGYRPTRQYAYPDSNGPGLGTALTISGAAVNPNRGYSSSPASAFLLTLFNIRLGWWIGNPRQQDTWRRSGPGLGLLYLLKDLVGRSATDDWFVNLSDGGHFDNMGLYELVRRRCRYIILGDGEEDHLFTCEGLANAIRRCLVDFGVEIKIDVRPITNRTKRISSRHYAVGTINYPDDPPNQPSGYLLYLKTSLTGEEPTDVREYADKNAAFPHQSTADQFFSEPQFESYRRLGMHIIQELATSGGTFTPASSASLPGIFAQLKTNSEQNSAQPNGH, translated from the coding sequence ATGGATGTAGTAACGGAACTAGCAGCGCGCCTAACCGGGTACGTGGGCCTGCTGCAGGATGCGCTGGTCCTGATGCCGCCCAAGACGCTGACCTCTACTCCGCCCACTACGCCCACGGCGTACCCTGCCCTGCTGGCCTTGGAGCTGACGGACGACAATCTTCCCGGGTTTGAGCGGCAGCTTCGCACCACGCTTACCGATTATCCCGATTTGGCCGCCGGGGCGGTAGAGCTGGCCGCGCCCGAAAAGTATCCTTCTACCCAAGCCAGCGCCCCACCGACCCAAGGCCTGGAAACCTTTGTACACCAGGCCCTCGGCTTGCTTCAAACCTTATTGCTGCCCAAACGAAAGCTGCTGCTGGAAGGGCTGCACAAACGAGCCCACCTCCTGGGAACCAAGCCGGAGAACTTTCCGCCCCCCGAGCAGTGGCGCTACGCCATCCGGAGCTTGCTCTACAACGAGCCGCAAGTCCGGCAAACCATGGTGGAAGTCCTGGCTCCTTACGAGCCGGTTATGGTGCGCAAGGCCAAGGAAGTTCTGCAGAAAAAGGAGGCGCTGACTCCGGAAAAAAGCCTGCTCCTGCTCCTCGACGACAGCGCCCGGGACCAGGTACTGCGGGAAGGCGAATGTGCCCTGCCCTTCGAGGTAATCCTACGGTGCGAGCTGCAGGAAGTGGAAGCCCGGCGCCACGGCGGCCCGGGCCAGCCGCTGCCGGCCAGCTACGACGTTTTTGAGCGGGCCCGCACCCTGGAGCTGTGCGGCCTGGCGTTTTCGGGCGGCGGTATCCGGTCGGCTACCTTCAACCTGGGCATTTTGCAGATGCTGGCCAGCTACGGCTGGCTGCCCCACGTCGACTATCTGTCCACGGTGTCGGGCGGGAGCTACCTGGGGGCCTGGTTTACGGCCTGGGTGAAGCGGGCCGGCGCACTCAGCAAAGTGGTAGACCGGCTCTGCCCCAACATTGCCCCCGAGCCCCGGGCGGAAGAAGTGCGCCCCATCCGCTGGCTGCGCATGTTCAGCAACTACCTGGCCCCCAACCCCAGCATCATGTCGAAAGACTCCTGGACGCTGGGCCTGACCTGGCTGCGCAACACCGTGCTCAATCAGCTGATTCTGGTTTTGGCCCTGGGCTCGGTGCTGGCCCTGGGCGTGTGGCTGCGGCACTGCTGGCAGACTCCCCTCTCTGCCGATAACTACTCCCCGCGGTTCTGGACCAGCTTGCTTTCGGGGCTGGCGGTGGTGGCCGGTACGGCCGGGGGCCTGGGCATGAGCATGTACGGGGCGGGCCACACCTGGCCGCCAAAGGCGCGCGTGGGTTTCCTGGTTACGAGCACACTGGTTTGCTGCCTGGCCGTGGGCGGCATTGGCAGCGCCCTGATGGTGCACCATACCCCGCCCGATTTTAACCTGGGCTTTGTCGGATTCTGGGTGAGTATCTGGCGTGAATGCGCCTGGATAGCTGCCACGCTGCTGGCCGTGCTGCTGCTGGTGGCCATCATCGGGCGCTACGACCGGTGCTTTTACGGCCAGCCTGACGCCGCCGCTGAGGAAGATGACTTCAAATTCTGGCCCTGGATCGGGACCTGGGTCCTGATTTTTATGGGCAGCCTGCTGGCGGCTCTGGTTGGCCTAATAGCGCTGGTGCTCACCTGGAAGGGGCTGCACGCGCTGTTCCACACCAGCATTTCCGTGCAGCAACAGCAAGTGCGGGAGTTGGTCAAGATTGGCTCCTTTTCTCAGCCCCCGGGCGCCACGCTCTATACAGCGCTGCAGTACCCGGTTAAGAAGGCTGGTTCCAATCCGACCTTGTACCGGAATGTCGCCTTTATTCTGGGCCTGCCAGTGGTAGTAGAAACCCTGGCCGTGACGGTCGTCACCCGCATGGCTCTGCTGGGGCGCAACTTTCCCGATGAGCGGCGCGAGTGGTGGGGCCGCATGGGTGCCGTCATCACCCTGGCCGTGGTGCTGTGGCTGGTGCTGACGGGCTGCATCCTGCTCGGCAATGACCTGGTTGGCGTTATTCAAAAACACCTGGGGGCCCAGGTAGCCGCCACGGGCTGGGTGGCGCTGGTACTGGCGGCCCTGCGCTGGGCCTACAGTGAGCGGACCCCGGCTCAGCCCGACCAACAACAGTCCAGTTCCTGGCTGAACACGCTGCTCAGCATCGGGCCTTACGCTTTCGGCCTGGGCGTATTGCTGCTGGTTGCCAACGCCCTGCAGGCGGTATTAGGCCTCAACTGGGGCTTGGGCAATGAGCAGCAGCACGCCCTGGTTTGCTGCGCCCTGCTGGCCCTGCTGGCCCTGCTGCTCGCCTGGCGCGTCGATGTCAACGAGTTTTCCCTGCACCACTTCTACCGCAACCGCCTGACCCGGGCCTACCTGGGCGCGTCGCGCCGCCGCACTGAGCGGGCCTTCACCGCCAACCCCTTCACCAGCTTCGACCGGCGCGACGACGTGAAGCTCTGCAGCCTGCGCCGCCACGACCCGCTGACTTTCACCACGCCCTACGACGGGCCCTACCTTATCATCAACACGGCCCTGAATGCTACGGTGATTTCGGAGCTGGAGCTGGACCGGCAGGACCGCAAGGCCGAATCCTTCGTGTTTACGGCGCACTACTGCGGCTTCGACATCAGCCGCATCCGGGCCATCAACCCCAATGTGCCCACCTACGACTTTGGCTACCGCCCGACCCGGCAGTACGCCTACCCCGACAGCAATGGCCCGGGCCTGGGCACGGCCCTCACCATTTCTGGGGCGGCCGTGAATCCGAACCGGGGCTACAGCTCCTCGCCGGCCTCGGCCTTTTTGCTGACGCTCTTCAACATTCGCCTGGGCTGGTGGATCGGCAATCCGCGGCAGCAAGACACCTGGCGCCGCTCGGGGCCGGGTCTGGGCCTACTCTACCTGCTCAAGGATCTGGTGGGCCGCTCCGCTACCGACGACTGGTTTGTGAATCTCTCCGACGGAGGGCACTTCGATAATATGGGCCTCTACGAGCTGGTGCGCCGCCGCTGCCGCTACATTATTCTGGGCGACGGCGAAGAAGACCACCTGTTTACCTGCGAGGGTCTGGCCAATGCTATTCGGCGCTGCCTGGTGGATTTCGGGGTTGAAATAAAAATTGACGTAAGGCCAATCACGAACCGAACCAAGCGAATTTCCAGCCGGCACTATGCCGTGGGCACCATCAACTACCCCGACGACCCACCGAACCAGCCCTCGGGCTACCTCCTTTACCTAAAAACCTCGCTCACCGGCGAGGAGCCAACCGACGTGCGGGAGTACGCCGACAAAAATGCGGCCTTTCCCCACCAGTCTACCGCCGACCAGTTCTTCAGTGAGCCCCAGTTTGAGAGTTACCGGCGCCTGGGTATGCATATTATTCAGGAGCTGGCCACCAGCGGCGGCACGTTTACGCCGGCTTCTTCAGCCAGCCTACCCGGCATTTTTGCGCAGCTCAAAACAAACTCGGAACAAAATTCAGCCCAGCCCAACGGCCATTAA
- a CDS encoding LysM peptidoglycan-binding domain-containing protein, with amino-acid sequence MPVASIHEIKAGDTLAKLAQHHGLTLDELLDANQQITNPNLVLIGQLIKIPTPAPLPMPPKLPGQAQSFNGVHPAPSTISTNRAALVQPPLTNLPGHRKPGIYEQVINQFAVAHNPRYLRNSTDTFCNIFLWDVTRAMGCQIPHWIDPRGHAAAPFQPHAHELNINATVEWMRTEGVPHDAWQLATASQAQDQANLGKVAVALWKNPSGGHGHTAVIRPGQLTDKGPACAQAGGINFNMGHIKDGFHRAQPKYYVHD; translated from the coding sequence ATGCCCGTAGCTTCTATTCACGAAATCAAAGCCGGCGACACGCTGGCCAAACTGGCCCAGCACCACGGCCTCACTCTGGACGAGCTGCTGGACGCCAACCAGCAGATTACCAATCCTAATCTGGTGCTCATTGGCCAGCTCATCAAGATTCCGACTCCGGCGCCCCTGCCCATGCCGCCCAAGCTGCCGGGACAGGCGCAGAGCTTCAACGGCGTCCACCCGGCTCCTTCTACCATTTCCACCAACCGCGCGGCCCTTGTGCAGCCGCCGCTGACCAACTTGCCCGGTCACCGCAAGCCCGGCATCTACGAGCAGGTCATCAACCAGTTTGCCGTGGCCCACAACCCGCGCTACCTGCGCAACAGCACCGACACCTTCTGCAATATTTTTCTCTGGGACGTAACCCGGGCCATGGGCTGCCAGATTCCGCACTGGATTGACCCGCGGGGCCACGCGGCGGCGCCCTTCCAGCCGCACGCTCACGAGCTCAACATCAACGCGACGGTAGAGTGGATGCGCACCGAGGGCGTGCCGCACGACGCCTGGCAGCTGGCCACCGCCAGCCAGGCCCAGGACCAGGCCAACCTGGGCAAAGTAGCCGTGGCGCTCTGGAAAAATCCCAGCGGAGGTCACGGCCACACGGCCGTGATCCGCCCGGGCCAGCTCACCGACAAGGGTCCCGCCTGCGCCCAGGCCGGGGGCATCAATTTCAACATGGGCCACATCAAGGACGGCTTCCACCGGGCCCAGCCCAAGTATTACGTGCACGACTAA